Sequence from the Exiguobacterium aurantiacum genome:
CCATAGAGCCACCCCGCGTCGGTGACGTCAAGTCCAGACACCAATAGGGCGAACAAGATGAGGGCGATGACGGACGGGGCCGTAAAGCCGATGAACGACGTGATACCGCCGAGGATCCCGCCACGAACGATACCGATGCCGATGCCGACCTGACTGCTGGCCGGACCGGGCAAGAACTGACAGAGGGCGACGAGGTCGGCGTATGCACGCTCATCCATCCATTTGCGGCGGCGGACGTATTCCTCATGGAAATAGCCGAGGTGGGCAACCGGACCGCCGAACGAGGTCAGACCGAGCCGGGTCGATACGAATAAAATCTCAAGCAACGTCTTGAACGTTACGCGTTGGTTGGACATGTGCTTCACTCCTTGATTTCTTTAAATAATTCATACGCTTTTTGACGGGCTTCCGCCAAGACGACGAGACCTTTCTCGGTCGTCGTGTAATTCTTTCGGATATGGCCGTCGACGAGTTCGTTCGTCCGGATGAGCAACCCATCCTGTTCCATGCTGTGCAAAATCGGATAGAGCGTGCCGGCACTGATCGAGTAGCCGTGCTCTCGAAGCTCCTCGACCATCCAAGCTCCATACACCGGGTGCTCGGATGCATGGTGCAAGATGTGAATATG
This genomic interval carries:
- a CDS encoding PadR family transcriptional regulator; amino-acid sequence: MEDRVLRKLFLGFIHIHILHHASEHPVYGAWMVEELREHGYSISAGTLYPILHSMEQDGLLIRTNELVDGHIRKNYTTTEKGLVVLAEARQKAYELFKEIKE